The Plectropomus leopardus isolate mb chromosome 15, YSFRI_Pleo_2.0, whole genome shotgun sequence genome has a segment encoding these proteins:
- the LOC121955006 gene encoding LOW QUALITY PROTEIN: zinc transporter ZIP9 (The sequence of the model RefSeq protein was modified relative to this genomic sequence to represent the inferred CDS: inserted 1 base in 1 codon; deleted 1 base in 1 codon) gives MDGGLTITFLSVAMFVGCFLLGFIPLLFRLSEKSLQFVSILGAGLLCGTALAITIPEGVGLLEESWRASSSSDVPSDLNASEKNENATSPEIGPPPRFIIGVALTLGFTLMFVVDQIGSYLSMRDQTTRLPNSVGITATLGLVIHAAADGFAXGAAVATGQVTVQVIVFLAVILHKAPAAFGLVSFLMHAGLEKKYIQGHLLAFSAAAPILAIATYFIIYASGSSSQNQLSATGVGMLFSAGTFLYVATVHVLPEISSSRSSQPPSDPQQHTGAEAHHQRHLGLLESLTLILGVGLPMVLALGLRDD, from the exons ATGGACGGCGGGTTGACTATCACTTTTTTATCGGTTGCGATGTTTGTAGGTTGTTTTCTACTTGGCTTCATCCCACTGTTGTTCAGACTCTCTGAG AAAAGCCTCCAGTTTGTCTCCATCCTGGGAGCGGGACTCCTGTGTGGGACAGCACTGGCGATCACCATCCCTGAGGGAGTGGGCTTACTGGAGGAGTCATGGAGAG CGTCCTCCTCCTCAGATGTGCCATCCGATCTGAATgccagtgaaaaaaatgaaaatgcaaccTCACCAGAGATAGGCCCTCCGCCTCGGTTCATCATT GGTGTGGCTTTAACTTTGGGGTTCACCTTAATGTTTGTAGTGGATCAGATTGGAAGTTACCTCTCCATGCGTG ACCAGACCACTCGTTTGCCTAACAGTGTCGGCATCACGGCCACTCTGGGACTGGTTATTCATGCTGCAG CTGATGGATTCG GTGGTGCAGCTGTGGCCACGGGTCAAGTGACAGTGCAAGTTATAGTATTTTTAGCTGTGATTCTACACAAG GCACCTGCAGCTTTTGGTTTGGTCTCCTTTCTGATGCATGCAGGCcttgaaaaaaagtacattcagGGACACTTACTGGCCTTTTCAGCTGCAGCGCCGATACTTGCCATCGCCACCTACTTCATAATATACGCA TCTGGCAGCTCATCTCAGAACCAGCTCAGTGCGACAGGTGTGGGGATGCTCTTCTCAGCCGGGACTTTCCTCTATGTGGCCACGGTGCACGTTCTCCCCgagatcagcagcagcaggtcgaGCCAGCCCCCCTCTGACCCCCAGCAGCACACCGGAGCCGAGGCCCACCATCAGCGACATCTGGGGCTCCTGGAGAGCCTCACTCTGATCCTCG